CTCCCAACGCCCGTCGCTTCACAATGCCTCGTTCATTGTAGATTTTACGATGATTGAATTCCGCACATACCGCTCCGCTGGAGCGGGAGACTCCAAATAATACCATATACTATAGACATATCGCTCCGCTGGAGCGAAAGAGTGAACAGTTACCAGCGGTTTAGGGCAACCAAGAATTTGAAACAAGGCGAAAAAGCATCAATTGCTGGGTTTTACAGCACTTTCGGAAACACTGCAAACTTTGAACAGATAAAGGACATTCAATAATCAGCAGACATCGTTGCATTGCCAACACCTCCGGAGGCATAGCAGCGAAACAAAACCGTTCTCTTAGCGGATTACCTGATGTTACAAGAGGGTCAATCCGCGTAATCCGTATAATCCGCGATAATCCGTGATTCTGACAAGAGAGACATCCAGTATCTTTACAAAAACACGCATCTCAAACCCTGCCAATCAGAAAAACCTATTCAAAACTCTTGATAATCAACGCAAGTTATGGTATACTTTCTTAAATATTTGCAGGAAGAGGTGAACACCATGAAAACACTCGCGTTAGAGACTGATTATAAGATCAAACTGCCCCTTGACTGGGTGAAAGAATTGGGGTTGGAATCGGGTGTCATGCTTGAAAAGACAGATGATGGCATCCTAATCCGTCCCTACACTGCTCAGACGTGGGATGAGGTTTATGCC
This region of Candidatus Poribacteria bacterium genomic DNA includes:
- a CDS encoding AbrB/MazE/SpoVT family DNA-binding domain-containing protein; translation: MKTLALETDYKIKLPLDWVKELGLESGVMLEKTDDGILIRPYTAQTWDEVYAEKLKMGDPSALDLSEVSGDDLIF